The Amycolatopsis sp. QT-25 genomic sequence ACCACGAAGCAGACGAAGGTCGTCGTCGAGCCCTTCGCCACGCTTCCGCGGTCCGCCATCGTCGGCTTGGAGTCCGAAGTGGACGGTTACGGTCGCTTCCTCGCGGAAGCCGCCGTCCTCGTCATTTGAGGGAGCGGAAGAACTCCCGCACGTCCGCGACCAGGATTTCGGGC encodes the following:
- a CDS encoding crosslink repair DNA glycosylase YcaQ family protein, translating into MLGGRDRALLLDPAEAKRANSGGGMIAPTVLVDGRIAETWHTKRTTKQTKVVVEPFATLPRSAIVGLESEVDGYGRFLAEAAVLVI